The Lipingzhangella halophila genome segment CAGGGGCCCGACGGCTTCGGAGGCCGCGGCTGGAGCGCGCGCTCTCGCTGGTGGCCTAGGAGACCACGGGTGCGAAGCGGAAACGAGGCGGCGCCGACGGGCGCCGCCTCGTGAGCCAGCGGACTCAGCCGAGCTGGACCTTGCGGGCGTCGTTGAACCGACGCTGGACGTCGGCCCAGTTGACAACGTTCCAGAACGCCTTGACGTAGTCGGCCTTGACGTTCTTGTACTGCAGGTAGAAGGCGTGCTCCCACATGTCGAGCATCAGCAGCGGGTACGAGCCCGCGGCCAGGTTGCCCTGGTGGTCGTAAAGCTGCTCGATGATCAGTCGCTGGCCGAGAATGTCCCAGGCCAGAATGGCCCAGCCGGAGCCCTGGACGCCGGTCGCGACGGCGCTGAAGTGCGCGCGGAAGGCGTCGAAGGAGCCGAACTGGTCGTCGATGGCCGCACCGATCTCCCCTTCGGGCTTGTCGCCGCCGTCGGGGGACATGTTCGGCCAGAACACCGTGTGGTTCACGTGCCCGGCCAGGTTGAACGCGAGGTTCTTTTCCAGCATGTTGACGGTGCTGAACTCGCCCTTGTCGCGGGCATCGGCCAGCTTCTCCAGAGCGTCGTTGGCACCCTTGACATACGTGGCGTGGTGCTTGTCGTGGTGCAGCTCCATGATCTGGCCGGAGATGTGCGGCTCAAGCGCCGAGTAGTCATACGGCAGATCGGGAAGCGAATAGGGCGCGGTCATGTACGCACCTTTCTCTGACACGTTCGAAGGCTGGATTTCGAGCGAACTGATCGCTGATAAGAAGCTATCAGCAGGCGGGCCGCCGGATCCGTGTTGGCCACACGACAGGCCCCGCTTGGAATAGGGCGACCGCTACCCGTGTTGGTTCGTCTCATGCCCGCGATCCGCTCCCCGCTGCGGTCGTTCGGTTACGGGACGATGAGCGCGAGTGTCTCGGCGACCAGAGCGTCGCGTTCCTCGCCCTCGATCTCCAGGGTGTGCTTCGTCGTCACGAGCAGGCCGTTCGACGTCTCCTTCACCTCGACCATCTCGATGCCGTCGCGCACCCGTGAGCCCACCTTGACCGGCTGCAGGAAGCGCACGCGGTTCAGTCCGTAGTTGATTCCCATCTTCGGGCGTTTGGAGATCGTGTAGACCTGCGGCCCGAAGTGGGGGAGCAGGGACAGCGAGAGGTATCCGTGCGCGATCGTCGTGCCGAACGGCCCTTCGGCGGCCCGCTCAGTGTCCACGTGGATCCACTGGTGGTCGTCGGTGGCTTCGGCGAACTGGTTGATCCGCTCCTGGGTGACGGTCAGCCAGTCGCTGTAGCCGAGGTGCTCACCCGCTGCGGAGGCCAGTTCGGTGGCGTCGGCGAATGTCCGCATGATCAGTCGTGCTCCCTAGTTCCGCGGTCGGACTCGGAGCACGACTCTAGCCCGAACCGACTGGCCGGTCTGTGGCCGGGGTCACGCTCGCAGGCCGTGTCGGCGGTCGCGCGGCCCCACGGAGACCGACTCCGCGGTGAGCGCGCGGACGGCTTTCTCGTCGACCTCGTGGCCGAGGCCGGGCTGGGTCAGCGGGATCGGCGTGAGACCGTCGTGCGCGCGTACCGGCGGGGTGACCACATCGCGGATGAATCGGCCCCCGGCGCCGGGCATCTCGCTGGGCAGCGTGATCCCGGGCAACGCGGACAGTGCCACGATCGCAGCCCGGCCGAGACCGCACTCGCCGTCGGAGCCGCACCACACGTGCCAGTTGGCGTCGGCCGCGCGGTCGTGCGCGCGGCGCGCCGGGGTCAGCCCGCCCAACTGGGCCACGCGCAGGTTCAGCGCGTCGGCGGCCTCCATCCGGATGGCGTCGTCCAGGTCCTCAAGCGAGGCGATCGAGGTGTTCAGGGCGATCGGGGTGCGCAGCTCGCGGCGGAGCCTGGCATGCGCGGCCAGGTCGGTGTCGGCGAACGGCTGCTCGATCGCGACCAGGCCGAACTCGTCGAGAGTGCGCAGGCGGTCGAGGTCCTCGGGGGCCTCGGTGTACCGGCCGCCGGCGTTGGCCTGGAGCACCAGGAAGGGGTGGCTCTGCTGTGCCGCGCGCACCACGTCGACGTCCCAACCGGGCCCGATATCCAGCCGGATACGCCGGAAGCCCGCGCCCACCTGCCGATTGACCTCACGGACCAGGCTCTCCAGGGAAGACTGGCGGCCCAGCGTCACCCCAGCGGTGATGGCGGTGCGGTCGCCGCCGAGGGTGTGCGCGAGCGGGGTGCCGCGCTGCCGGCTCCACAGGTCCCAGCACGCGACATCGAGTCCGGCCGCCACGCGCGGCCTCCAGGGGAGGTCCGCCCAGGCGCGCACGGCCTCGGTGGGCCGCTGCCAGGGGTGGCGCACCAGCGCCGGCGCGAAGTCCTGGACCAGGGCCAGCCACTCGTCGTCGGAGATCCCGGGTACCTCGCCCCACCCGCTCATGCCGCTGTCGTCGGTGACGCGGACCAGGGCGTGCTGGGCGAACCGGGGCCGCTGGCCGGCCGCCTCCTTGCGTGAGCCCGGGTGGACCAGCGGGAGCTGCAGGAGGGACGCGGCGATGGTCGCGATCCGTGTGACTGTTGCCGGCTCCGTACGTGACACGCGTGCTCCGCCTCCAAGCGACCAGGACCTACGCGAGGATGCACCCCTTAGTCCGACGGTATCCCTTCTCGCGCACCCCATCACCCCTGCCGATGAGGCTCACCCCGGTGGGAAGGCGTCATCGGGTGGCGCTGAACACCACCGAGGAGGGCAACTGGTGGCGCTCGACCGTGCCGAAGCGTTTGCGTACCGCCACCTCGATGGTGTCGAGCTCGTCGGGAGTAAGCGCGAAGCGTTCGGGGGTCCGGTGCCAGGTGACAACGGCGCGCCCGCCGGGCCGCAGGACGCGGTGGAACTCCGTCAGACCGCCGTCCAGGCGCGGCCACATCGCGACCGTGTTCACCGTTACCACGAGATCCACGGATTCGTCGGCGCAGCCGGTGTCCTGCGCGCTGGCCCGCCGGAGCCGCACCCGGCCCGCGCGCACCGCGCCGGCGTTGCGCCTGCGCGCCATGCGCACCATTTCCGCCGAGGGGTCGACCCCGGTGACCGTGGAGTCGCACTGCCGTGCCAGCAGCTCGACCAGGATGCCGGGGCCGTGGCCGACCTCCAGAACGTCGCCGCCCCCGAACGCCCGCAGGAACCCCGCGACCTCCGCGTTCTGCGTGCGGTTGGCCCGTGCCAGGAACCAGCCGGCTCCCCACCCGAGCGGCCCGCGGGGAAGCGCGAACGGGTTGGCGCCCGGTCCCGCGCCGGTCCACAGGTCTCGCCGCCGTGCCATCGCCGCTCACCGCCATCGTCTCGCGCTCGGATCGGGCCTCCTCGGGCGGGCCCGAGGGACGGCCCCGGGGCCGCCGGGGGTACCCGATACATTCCCGGATTACGGGAGACGGTCACCACGCGCCGGCGCCCGGTACGCGACCGGGGAGGGTCGGCGGGGGGCTGTCCCCTTCCCGCCGGCCCTCGTTGCGCCTGGCGGCTCTCAGCCGGTCAGTGCCTCGCTGACGGTGCGGAACTTCCGGCCGTGCGCCTCGGCCACGGCCTCGTTGGTGATGTCGCCGGCGTAGGTGTTGAGTCCCTGGGCGAGCGCGGGGTCGTCGGACAGGGCCCGCCGCCACCCCTTGCCCGCCAGGGCCAGGGTGTAGGGCAGCGTCTCCTTGGTCAGGGCATGGGTGGAGGTGTTGGGCACCGCCCCCGGCATGTTGGCGACGCAGTAGAAGACGGTGTCGTGCACCGCGAACGTGGGGGCGGCGTGCGTGGTGGGGTGCGAGTCCTCGAAGCACCCGCCCTGGTCGATCGCGATGTCGACGAGCACCGCGCCCGGCTTCATCCGGGAGACGAGATCGTTGGAGATCAGCGTGGGCGCCTTGGCTCCCGGGATCAGTACCGCCCCGATGACCAGGTCGGACTCCAGGGCCGCGCGTTCCAGCTCGAAGGCGTTGGACACCACGGTCTTGACGCGGCCGCGGTACAGGTCGTCGGCACGCCGCAGCTTCGTGACGTTGAGGTCGAGCAGGGTGACGTCGGCCCCCATCCCGGCGGCCATCTGGGTGGCGTTCATCCCCGAGACTCCCGCGCCGACAACGGTCACCCTGGCCGGGCGGACGCCCGGCACACCGCCCATGAGCACACCGCGCCCGCCGTTGGGGCGCTGCAGCGTGGCGGCGCCCACCTGCGGAGCGAGCCGCCCGGCGACCTCGGACATGGGGGCCAGAAGGGGAAGTGAGCGGTCGGGGAGCTGTACTGTCTCGTAGGCGATCCCGGTGACCCCGCTGTTCAGGAGTGCGTCGGTGCACTCGCGCGAGGCGGCCAGGTGCAGGTAGGTGAAGAGGGTCTGCCCCTCCCGCATCCGGTGGTGCTCCTCGGCGACGGGCTCCTTGACCTTCAGGATGAGGTCGCCCTCGGCCCACACGTCGTCGGCCGTTCCGACGATGCGGGCACCAGCGGCGGCGAACTCCTCGTCGCTGATGGACGAGCCGGCTCCGGCGTCGTGCTCGATCAGTACCTCGTGGCCGTGGGTGACCAGCTCGTGGACTCCGGCCGGGGTGATCGCCACGCGGTACTCATGGTTCTTGACTTCTCGGGGCACGCCGACGCGCACTTGTTCCTCCTTGTATCACCATTGATACTTCCCACTGTCGCGCGGGCGACCCGGGGCGGGCCATCCACAACGTGGATGATGATGCCAGCTCTTCCTGACAGGGTGTAAACGTGCGTTGCGGTGTCGCTCCCGCTCAGATCTTGGCGGGCCGCGGCCGGCGACGCCGGGTAACGGGGGCGTCGGGCACCGCGTCCTCGGTTGCCTCGGCGCCGCCCACCCAGGTCCGCAGCACCCGCCCGGTAAGCCGCCGTCCGGCATAGGGGGTACCGCTGTCCAGGGGGACCTGCCACTCGCTGTCGGGGCAGAAGGCGACCAGGTCGGCGTCGCCGCCGGCGACGATGGCGCCCTTGGAACGCAGCCCGAGCAGGCCGGCCGGCTGCTCTGATGTCCACCGGGCGAGGTCGGCCAGCCCGAGTCCGCGCCGCACGGCCGCCGTCCACAGGGCGGACAGGGCCAGGGGGAGTGTGGTGCCGCCCGTCCCGGCGCGGTGCCCCGACCCGACCGTTGTGATGACCGGGTCGGCGCCGAGGAGCGCGTTCCACAGGGCCGCCCGGTTGGCCGCCGACCGCAACGGCGGGCGGCCCTCGCCGCCGGCGGAGTCGGGCGGCACCTGCTCGGCGGGCAGGCACAGGTAGTGCGGGCAGGTGTGTGCGCCCACCGAGACGCCGAGCGGACGCGCCGCGGCGACGAGCGCGGCGCACTCAGCCGCGGTGAACGGGGTGACGTGCGCCCGCGCGCCCGACGCCCGTGCCGCGGCGATCACCCGCTCCAGCCCGCGCCGCTCGGCGCGGGCGGGCCGCTCCGCGGGCGCGCTCGCGCTTGCGCCGTCGCCGGCCGCGGCGAGCTCGCCGGCGTCCTCGGTG includes the following:
- a CDS encoding class I SAM-dependent methyltransferase — protein: MARRRDLWTGAGPGANPFALPRGPLGWGAGWFLARANRTQNAEVAGFLRAFGGGDVLEVGHGPGILVELLARQCDSTVTGVDPSAEMVRMARRRNAGAVRAGRVRLRRASAQDTGCADESVDLVVTVNTVAMWPRLDGGLTEFHRVLRPGGRAVVTWHRTPERFALTPDELDTIEVAVRKRFGTVERHQLPSSVVFSATR
- a CDS encoding amidohydrolase family protein, yielding MPKFDLIVRSRRVVTPDGVVAGAVAVHDGRVHAIRHYGAALSGHEEADLGAAALLPGCVDVDVAVLPPASEHPGASLRERYTRAARAALRGGVTTMAVTPAPARPAITDIAAFRAHRDAARGLTPNVVFLGGISRGNPRAGIAELRTSGIVAFWCSLSDGGAPDLPATDDPGLRAAMDELATVGAPLLVHTEDAGELAAAGDGASASAPAERPARAERRGLERVIAAARASGARAHVTPFTAAECAALVAAARPLGVSVGAHTCPHYLCLPAEQVPPDSAGGEGRPPLRSAANRAALWNALLGADPVITTVGSGHRAGTGGTTLPLALSALWTAAVRRGLGLADLARWTSEQPAGLLGLRSKGAIVAGGDADLVAFCPDSEWQVPLDSGTPYAGRRLTGRVLRTWVGGAEATEDAVPDAPVTRRRRPRPAKI
- a CDS encoding superoxide dismutase; amino-acid sequence: MTAPYSLPDLPYDYSALEPHISGQIMELHHDKHHATYVKGANDALEKLADARDKGEFSTVNMLEKNLAFNLAGHVNHTVFWPNMSPDGGDKPEGEIGAAIDDQFGSFDAFRAHFSAVATGVQGSGWAILAWDILGQRLIIEQLYDHQGNLAAGSYPLLMLDMWEHAFYLQYKNVKADYVKAFWNVVNWADVQRRFNDARKVQLG
- the ald gene encoding alanine dehydrogenase, with amino-acid sequence MRVGVPREVKNHEYRVAITPAGVHELVTHGHEVLIEHDAGAGSSISDEEFAAAGARIVGTADDVWAEGDLILKVKEPVAEEHHRMREGQTLFTYLHLAASRECTDALLNSGVTGIAYETVQLPDRSLPLLAPMSEVAGRLAPQVGAATLQRPNGGRGVLMGGVPGVRPARVTVVGAGVSGMNATQMAAGMGADVTLLDLNVTKLRRADDLYRGRVKTVVSNAFELERAALESDLVIGAVLIPGAKAPTLISNDLVSRMKPGAVLVDIAIDQGGCFEDSHPTTHAAPTFAVHDTVFYCVANMPGAVPNTSTHALTKETLPYTLALAGKGWRRALSDDPALAQGLNTYAGDITNEAVAEAHGRKFRTVSEALTG
- a CDS encoding enolase C-terminal domain-like protein, whose translation is MSRTEPATVTRIATIAASLLQLPLVHPGSRKEAAGQRPRFAQHALVRVTDDSGMSGWGEVPGISDDEWLALVQDFAPALVRHPWQRPTEAVRAWADLPWRPRVAAGLDVACWDLWSRQRGTPLAHTLGGDRTAITAGVTLGRQSSLESLVREVNRQVGAGFRRIRLDIGPGWDVDVVRAAQQSHPFLVLQANAGGRYTEAPEDLDRLRTLDEFGLVAIEQPFADTDLAAHARLRRELRTPIALNTSIASLEDLDDAIRMEAADALNLRVAQLGGLTPARRAHDRAADANWHVWCGSDGECGLGRAAIVALSALPGITLPSEMPGAGGRFIRDVVTPPVRAHDGLTPIPLTQPGLGHEVDEKAVRALTAESVSVGPRDRRHGLRA
- a CDS encoding MaoC family dehydratase, giving the protein MRTFADATELASAAGEHLGYSDWLTVTQERINQFAEATDDHQWIHVDTERAAEGPFGTTIAHGYLSLSLLPHFGPQVYTISKRPKMGINYGLNRVRFLQPVKVGSRVRDGIEMVEVKETSNGLLVTTKHTLEIEGEERDALVAETLALIVP